In a single window of the Niabella ginsenosidivorans genome:
- a CDS encoding efflux RND transporter periplasmic adaptor subunit, with amino-acid sequence MNTGIRIVIGGLVALLAAACGGKQQAPDPNAARPYPVITVPLKSVTGYYSFPASIQGRVNNDVRAKISGYIKEVLVDEGQHVRKGQILFRLETNTLSQTAEAAQSGVGAAQASISAAEAAVNAAQVEVNKLIPLVEKKIISNVQLETAKANLRSAQSQLLQAKANRNQAQANYRSAEANVEYSIIRSPIDGIVGKLPLRIGSLVGPTDQTPITTVSDVSEMYAYFSMNEKEYLDFLKQTPGATIGEKLKKMPPVSLLLANGQQYEQKGTVKAVTGQIDPQTGTILFRVSFPNQGRLLANGNSGTVLIPKPYNNVLAVPEASTFEQQGMVYVYKVTRDTVNSVPVGILDRIDNMALLAGGVQQGDTIVASGVSALRNGAAIIPRPADFDSITKAIKPIF; translated from the coding sequence ATGAATACAGGAATAAGAATTGTTATAGGTGGCCTGGTTGCTTTACTGGCGGCCGCCTGCGGAGGAAAGCAACAAGCTCCCGACCCAAATGCTGCAAGACCTTACCCGGTAATTACCGTTCCGCTAAAGTCGGTTACCGGTTATTATTCTTTCCCCGCAAGCATTCAGGGGCGGGTAAACAATGATGTTCGTGCAAAAATATCAGGCTATATTAAGGAAGTGCTGGTAGATGAAGGGCAGCATGTGCGCAAAGGGCAGATCCTGTTCCGCCTGGAAACCAATACCCTTTCTCAAACCGCAGAAGCAGCGCAAAGCGGCGTGGGCGCTGCCCAGGCAAGCATCAGCGCGGCTGAAGCAGCGGTAAATGCGGCACAGGTAGAAGTAAATAAACTGATCCCTCTTGTTGAAAAAAAGATCATCAGCAATGTGCAACTGGAAACTGCTAAGGCTAATTTACGTTCCGCCCAAAGCCAGTTGCTGCAGGCAAAGGCCAACAGGAACCAGGCACAGGCCAACTATCGCAGTGCAGAAGCCAATGTAGAGTATTCCATCATCCGCAGCCCGATAGACGGGATCGTGGGCAAGCTGCCGCTAAGGATCGGAAGCCTTGTAGGGCCGACCGACCAAACGCCCATAACCACGGTATCCGATGTCAGTGAAATGTATGCCTACTTTTCAATGAATGAAAAAGAGTACCTGGACTTCCTGAAACAAACACCGGGAGCCACCATTGGGGAAAAATTAAAAAAGATGCCACCTGTTTCCCTTTTGCTGGCAAACGGGCAGCAATACGAGCAAAAAGGAACAGTAAAAGCAGTTACCGGCCAGATAGACCCGCAAACAGGCACGATTCTTTTCCGGGTGTCTTTTCCCAACCAGGGCAGGCTCCTGGCAAATGGCAACAGCGGTACAGTGCTGATCCCCAAACCCTACAATAATGTACTGGCCGTACCTGAAGCTTCCACCTTTGAGCAGCAGGGTATGGTGTACGTTTATAAAGTAACCAGGGATACAGTTAATTCAGTGCCGGTAGGCATTTTAGACCGTATTGACAATATGGCCTTGCTGGCAGGCGGTGTTCAGCAGGGCGATACAATTGTAGCATCCGGTGTGAGTGCATTAAGGAACGGCGCGGCCATTATTCCCCGCCCTGCAGATTTCGACAGCATTACTAAAGCCATTAAACCTATTTTCTAA